In one Pseudomonas sp. Bout1 genomic region, the following are encoded:
- a CDS encoding transglycosylase SLT domain-containing protein, translating to MSSSIRKTNHSDALTRLAQAVAVAVSATLAGCQSTQFAAQSTVQPKPNLTAKIKQKPLWLSEKPSPEVPQDVWERMRRGFQLQDGLGVNPRIEQQRLWFASNPSFLENAGERGSLYIHYIVERLEERNMPLELALLPVIESAYNPMAYSRSDAVGLWQFIPSTGRYFNLRQTRAYDGRRDITASTTAALDYLTRLHDMFNGDWLLALAAYNAGEGTVSRAIERNEKLGLPTDYWNLPLPQETKDYVPKFLALSQVVLAPEAYGVNLSPIANTPYFEVVEVKQSMDLSRVAALAEIDEDELFQLNPALKQRTTLDGPQHLLVPTSKAQLLASSLSAMNPEELLSMRPKKPVFDEVEHKAVAGRTRSYKVRSGDNLTLIAKANKVDVHDLQRWNKLNGQALKVGQTLIMQDTRKLVAKADSKKPVQYKVKKGDSLYIVAKRFNVEMQHLKRWNPRTGQALKPGQMLVVSGPR from the coding sequence ATGTCGTCATCTATTCGTAAAACCAACCATTCAGACGCATTGACCCGCCTGGCTCAAGCCGTGGCGGTGGCTGTGTCCGCTACTCTGGCGGGCTGCCAATCGACCCAATTTGCCGCACAATCCACCGTGCAACCCAAACCGAACCTTACCGCCAAGATCAAGCAAAAACCCCTTTGGCTCTCAGAGAAGCCAAGCCCGGAAGTGCCCCAGGATGTCTGGGAACGCATGCGCCGGGGCTTTCAACTGCAGGACGGGCTGGGCGTCAACCCGCGCATTGAACAGCAACGATTGTGGTTTGCCAGTAACCCTTCCTTTCTTGAGAACGCCGGCGAACGCGGCAGCCTCTACATTCATTACATCGTCGAACGCCTTGAAGAACGCAACATGCCCCTGGAGCTGGCGCTGCTGCCAGTGATTGAAAGCGCCTATAACCCAATGGCCTATTCGCGCAGCGATGCGGTCGGGTTGTGGCAGTTCATCCCGTCCACCGGCCGCTACTTCAACCTGCGCCAGACCCGCGCCTACGACGGCCGCCGCGACATCACTGCCTCCACCACCGCCGCCCTGGATTACCTGACACGCCTGCATGACATGTTCAACGGCGACTGGTTGCTGGCGTTGGCCGCGTATAACGCGGGGGAAGGTACGGTCAGCCGGGCCATCGAGCGTAACGAAAAGCTTGGTTTGCCAACCGACTACTGGAACCTGCCACTGCCCCAGGAAACCAAGGACTACGTGCCCAAGTTCCTGGCACTGTCCCAGGTGGTGCTGGCGCCCGAGGCCTATGGCGTCAATCTGAGCCCGATCGCCAACACGCCGTATTTCGAAGTCGTCGAAGTCAAGCAAAGCATGGACCTGTCACGGGTTGCCGCGCTGGCCGAGATCGACGAAGACGAACTGTTCCAGCTCAACCCGGCCTTGAAACAGCGCACTACCCTGGATGGCCCGCAGCATTTGCTGGTGCCTACGTCCAAGGCACAGCTGCTGGCCAGCAGCCTTTCGGCGATGAATCCGGAAGAATTGTTGAGCATGCGTCCGAAGAAGCCGGTGTTCGACGAAGTTGAGCACAAGGCCGTTGCCGGTCGCACCCGCAGCTACAAGGTGCGCAGCGGCGACAACCTGACGCTGATTGCCAAGGCCAACAAGGTCGACGTGCACGACTTGCAACGCTGGAACAAGCTCAATGGCCAGGCCCTCAAGGTCGGCCAGACCCTGATCATGCAGGACACCCGCAAGCTGGTGGCCAAGGCCGATAGCAAGAAGCCGGTGCAATACAAGGTCAAGAAAGGCGACTCGCTGTACATCGTCGCCAAGCGCTTCAACGTTGAGATGCAACATCTCAAGCGCTGGAACCCCCGCACTGGCCAGGCGCTGAAGCCCGGGCAGATGCTGGTGGTTTCCGGGCCTAGATAA